In Pseudothermotoga hypogea DSM 11164 = NBRC 106472, the following are encoded in one genomic region:
- a CDS encoding cobalamin-dependent protein (Presence of a B(12) (cobalamin)-binding domain implies dependence on cobalamin itself, in one of its several forms, or in some unusual lineages, dependence on a cobalamin-like analog.) gives MKFVLFPLDPVHDVALKMLNRELLKRGHQTVLLPPDTKMEEVVEICQREIPDFIMVSRTVGYGAAELLARFIDVLDAAGLRKKCKVVVGGKAITKKLAAELGYDAGFGERTSWEEVIAYVEGGKFEGEKVTIRKTKRDITCGYTYEVRDGTFKELLDKITDQILDWAKDRTSPGIERAKIKEKMLEGEHLLEEYLRLCDEVVVSYFRKNVLPKKVRLITEEERKKFERLVREINFDGKILRHGLDKPLVFVQYGTGCPFMDAMHIKVSEAWGADGVLHFDPSWGARCEGLLEGSLAHEEDGSIITLENLKLIKSALSDSTLWCVRAHRGLNTPEIVLLAAHAGADLTKINMVYGSLNGGTDPERLTVDGVYALQLSAKYKLPYDIPTNEELGGVPAHKAFAGMLVVAHLGVKLGARPILKPLFCYSPDVMINDYMKDNYVDYNVAKILALRRIMDAPIWPGEPIGFMTHTEDRVQSAMTTALHAALASSLGLDAITIASTDEAYARGAISVTARIDTLRAIAEAFRFFGHAKIEPTKKAEEYADKILNGIYETLKKVAERQDFVAALYEGLFGTREEGANPGRAGRGTVRKC, from the coding sequence ATGAAGTTCGTACTGTTTCCACTCGATCCTGTTCACGACGTTGCACTCAAGATGTTGAACAGAGAACTGTTGAAGAGAGGGCATCAGACCGTACTTTTGCCACCGGACACCAAGATGGAAGAGGTCGTCGAGATTTGTCAGAGAGAGATACCCGACTTCATCATGGTGAGCAGGACCGTGGGTTATGGTGCTGCAGAATTGCTCGCCAGGTTCATAGACGTGCTGGACGCCGCAGGGCTCAGAAAGAAATGCAAGGTGGTGGTAGGTGGCAAGGCGATCACGAAGAAACTTGCTGCGGAATTGGGTTACGATGCGGGATTCGGTGAGAGAACGAGCTGGGAAGAAGTGATCGCATACGTCGAAGGAGGAAAGTTCGAGGGAGAGAAGGTCACAATCAGGAAGACCAAGCGCGACATAACCTGTGGTTACACCTACGAAGTTCGCGATGGAACTTTCAAAGAACTGCTCGATAAGATAACGGATCAAATACTCGATTGGGCGAAGGACAGAACGAGTCCTGGGATCGAGAGAGCGAAGATCAAGGAAAAAATGCTCGAAGGTGAACACTTGCTTGAGGAATATTTGAGGTTGTGCGACGAAGTCGTAGTTTCATACTTCAGAAAGAACGTTCTTCCAAAAAAGGTGAGACTCATAACCGAAGAAGAAAGAAAGAAGTTCGAACGGCTCGTACGTGAGATCAACTTCGACGGTAAGATCCTTCGTCACGGTCTCGATAAACCTCTCGTCTTCGTTCAATACGGAACGGGTTGTCCCTTCATGGACGCGATGCACATAAAGGTGAGCGAGGCGTGGGGTGCGGACGGGGTGTTACACTTCGATCCATCTTGGGGTGCGAGGTGCGAAGGACTGCTGGAAGGTTCCTTAGCACACGAAGAGGATGGATCGATAATAACGCTCGAAAACCTCAAGTTGATCAAATCTGCACTCAGCGATTCAACGCTCTGGTGTGTCAGAGCTCACAGAGGCTTGAACACACCTGAGATTGTCTTGCTGGCTGCACATGCCGGTGCAGACTTGACGAAGATAAACATGGTCTACGGTTCACTGAACGGTGGTACAGATCCAGAAAGACTCACCGTGGACGGTGTGTACGCGTTACAGCTCTCGGCCAAGTACAAACTTCCCTACGATATACCCACGAACGAGGAACTCGGTGGGGTGCCTGCACACAAAGCGTTCGCGGGCATGCTCGTCGTGGCGCACCTTGGTGTGAAGCTCGGTGCGAGGCCCATTCTGAAACCTTTGTTCTGCTACTCACCAGACGTGATGATCAACGACTACATGAAAGACAACTACGTCGACTACAACGTTGCGAAGATCTTGGCACTCAGGCGCATCATGGACGCCCCAATCTGGCCCGGTGAACCCATCGGTTTCATGACCCACACGGAAGACAGGGTTCAATCCGCCATGACGACGGCGCTGCACGCCGCACTCGCGAGCTCACTGGGGCTGGATGCGATAACGATCGCTTCGACCGACGAAGCCTACGCACGTGGTGCGATCAGTGTGACTGCACGCATCGACACACTGAGGGCGATCGCTGAGGCGTTCAGATTCTTCGGTCACGCGAAGATAGAACCAACGAAGAAGGCAGAGGAGTATGCGGACAAGATCTTGAACGGTATCTACGAGACTCTCAAGAAAGTGGCGGAAAGGCAAGATTTCGTAGCCGCGCTGTACGAAGGTTTGTTCGGAACACGTGAAGAGGGTGCGAATCCTGGCAGGGCTGGGAGAGGTACGGTGAGAAAGTGCTGA
- a CDS encoding chloride channel protein, protein MRSLGLSIIVGLIASFIGCSYKFVTSKMEELLFFMSCGKLLLCWFTLILFATFLIIKMLKKQPCASGSGIPQVRKVLSGQLDYDPLKVFLTKFSAGVLSMFCGYSLGTEGPTVQLGSTVGHFVAKRSRQGRERRKFFISLGACSAMASAFDAPLASVAFLVEGLRYRPRLKQTVFLLFFTLVLSDLTGLIFKGETHHPLASVVIPSNVKVVFILAALSAMLGALLTSICVGLTRWKSSKAKISLPISCTLLLAILSPKVLGSGTLLIKTSLSSTLPQTKTISLLLIKTLFTAVCFAAKLPGGLFVPSLAIGSMLGMFTSSFFDAGQDLPVLVACSMGCTLTAVLRIPISSALLVCEMSNQFNLLIVMLPACLLVEAIMRLLKFKPLYDALELSRSVFEPVAQTEKT, encoded by the coding sequence TTGAGGAGCCTGGGATTGAGCATTATAGTTGGCCTGATCGCCTCGTTCATTGGTTGTTCGTACAAATTCGTCACAAGCAAAATGGAAGAGCTTTTGTTCTTCATGTCTTGCGGCAAATTGCTGTTATGTTGGTTCACTTTGATCCTCTTCGCAACGTTCTTGATCATCAAAATGTTGAAGAAACAACCCTGCGCGAGCGGAAGTGGTATTCCACAGGTGAGAAAGGTTCTCTCGGGACAACTGGATTACGATCCGCTGAAAGTGTTTCTGACCAAGTTTTCCGCCGGAGTTCTGTCCATGTTCTGTGGTTACTCCTTGGGCACGGAAGGTCCAACCGTTCAACTCGGCTCGACGGTGGGGCATTTTGTTGCAAAAAGGTCCCGACAGGGGCGCGAGAGGCGAAAGTTCTTCATCTCTCTTGGCGCTTGTTCGGCAATGGCTTCGGCTTTCGATGCGCCTCTGGCCAGCGTTGCTTTCTTGGTGGAAGGCTTACGTTACAGACCAAGGTTGAAGCAAACAGTTTTCTTGTTGTTTTTCACTTTGGTTTTGTCTGACCTGACCGGGTTGATCTTCAAAGGAGAAACACATCATCCTTTGGCTTCCGTGGTGATCCCTTCCAACGTGAAGGTCGTTTTCATCTTAGCCGCTCTTTCAGCCATGCTGGGAGCTCTTCTGACTTCAATCTGTGTTGGCCTGACCCGTTGGAAAAGCTCGAAAGCCAAGATTTCCTTGCCGATCTCTTGTACACTGCTGCTCGCAATTCTTTCTCCAAAGGTACTTGGTAGTGGTACGTTGCTGATCAAAACCAGTTTGTCGAGCACGCTTCCTCAAACCAAAACGATTTCGCTCTTGCTCATCAAAACGCTTTTCACTGCGGTTTGCTTCGCTGCGAAACTTCCTGGCGGCTTGTTTGTTCCCTCACTCGCTATTGGATCGATGCTTGGGATGTTCACAAGTTCGTTCTTCGACGCTGGTCAAGACCTACCAGTTCTCGTCGCCTGTAGCATGGGTTGTACACTCACGGCTGTGTTGAGGATACCAATCTCGAGTGCGCTCTTGGTTTGTGAAATGTCGAATCAATTCAATCTCTTGATCGTAATGTTGCCAGC